The Desulfovibrio sp. genome has a window encoding:
- a CDS encoding HAD family hydrolase, producing the protein MALRNALIDRDGTIIVEKHYLHDPEQVELVPGAIDALVRLKRAGVRLFVVTNQSGIGRGIYAEKDFLAVQERLAALLAPHGVTFDGVCFCPHTPDECCACRKPQAGMWVELCAKHGLNPLETVMIGDNASDVAFGITCGLAESILVLTGHGARFAGQLGMPELKDGWMRIEAPAPGQPTVLARDLAAAAAFVLGEASG; encoded by the coding sequence ATGGCTCTTAGAAACGCCCTCATCGACCGCGACGGAACCATCATCGTGGAGAAGCACTACCTGCATGATCCGGAGCAGGTGGAGCTGGTGCCTGGAGCCATTGACGCTCTGGTCCGGCTCAAGCGTGCCGGGGTCCGCCTCTTCGTGGTCACCAACCAGTCCGGGATCGGACGTGGGATCTACGCCGAGAAGGATTTCCTGGCCGTGCAGGAACGCCTGGCCGCGTTGCTCGCTCCCCATGGGGTCACTTTCGACGGCGTTTGCTTCTGCCCGCACACTCCCGATGAGTGCTGCGCCTGCCGCAAGCCCCAGGCCGGCATGTGGGTGGAGCTTTGCGCCAAGCATGGTCTCAATCCCCTGGAAACCGTGATGATCGGCGACAACGCATCGGATGTGGCCTTCGGCATTACCTGCGGTCTGGCCGAGTCCATCCTGGTGCTCACCGGGCACGGGGCGCGCTTTGCCGGACAGCTCGGTATGCCGGAGTTAAAAGACGGATGGATGCGCATCGAAGCTCCGGCTCCTGGCCAACCCACCGTGCTGGCGCGCGACCTCGCGGCAGCTGCGGCGTTCGTACTGGGCGAGGCCTCCGGATGA